Proteins from a genomic interval of Lolium perenne isolate Kyuss_39 chromosome 1, Kyuss_2.0, whole genome shotgun sequence:
- the LOC127340655 gene encoding uncharacterized protein translates to MSNLNQLKLVFCLRQRLKYHDSGREKDVLPRVGQWNMMNKKTVSCAPARCHATPTPAARTTCSTMDAYYLHLLRSCSTPRHAHTGRTHPLPPQLLTPPRPPPRARTTCSTKCHASTPSPSTFSSTPTPATAIPTLTCGPSTRVWGSAVCG, encoded by the exons ATGAGCAACTTGAATCAGTTGAAGCTCGTGTTCTGCCTCCGCCAAAGG CTTAAGTACCATGATAGTGGCAGAGAGAAGGATGTCTTGCCCAGGGTCGGCCAATGGAATATGATGAACAAG AAGACTGTCTCCTGTGCTCCTGCTCGATGCCACGCCACGCCCACACCGGCCGCGCGCACCACCTGCTCGACCATGGACGCCTACTACCTCCACCTCCTCCGCTCCTGCTCGACGCCGCGCCACGCCCACACCGGCCGCACGCACCCTCTTCCACCGCAACTGCTGACGCCGCCTCGGCCCCCTCCCCGCGCGCGCACCACCTGCTCGACGAAATGCCACGCGTCAACGCCGTCTCCGTCAACCTTCTCATCGACGCCTACTCCCGCGACGGCCATCCCTACGCTTACCTGCGGACCATCAACTCGCGTGTGGGGCTCCGCTGTCTGTGGTTAA